A window of Phacochoerus africanus isolate WHEZ1 chromosome 11, ROS_Pafr_v1, whole genome shotgun sequence genomic DNA:
tttaagtctTCAAACCCCATGAAACTTATCCTGGAGGACTTGTGGGGTAGCTGTGGGGAACAGCTGTGTCCTGGCACCCAGGTCAGCACATCATCTCCGCAGGCCACTTGGGCAGGACAGGAACGCAGCTGATCTGAGACCTGGCAGAGCCTTTTGGGAGCCTCCTGGAACGTGGGAACATGGGAGGCCTGCAAGGAGCTGCTGCAAGGTTATTCCTCACCAGCTTCTCTCTGTGTCCCGCAGGGGCTGTCAGAGACAGCTTCCTGGGGCCAGTTCTGATGAGGTTTGAGGCTTTCTGTCTCACCTCCCTTAGGGCACAGCTGGAAGCtgtgaaacagagctgcagctgacccTGGCTTCTCTACCAGGGTGTCCCATCTTAGCGTTGCTGTCACCTGGTCCCTTTTGTTTCAGGGTCCTTGCCACAGGGAGCTGGCACTTTTGGTTACTTTTTTCTGCTGACAAAGAAAGGACTGAATGAGCCGAATCTAAAAGGGGCCTCTTTCTCTACTGGCTGAATTTACCAGTCTTCCTCTGGCCTTGTGCTTGACATTAGCAATTTATTTTCTACCTGATGGTTGGTAAGCTTCCCTGACACCATTTACTGAACAGTTCATGCTTCCCCCCTTGATTTcttaaaactgaagtatagctgatttacaatgttgtgttaaagCAAaacgattcagttatacatatatgtatatacctatattctttcttctattcctttttttttttttgtctttttaggaccgcacttgcggcatgtggaggttcccaggctaggggtctaatcggagctgtagccaccggcctacgccagagtcacagcaactcgggatccgagccgcgtctgcaacctacactgcagctcatggccatgcccgatccttaacccactgagcaaggccagggatcgaacccgcaaccttgtggttcctcgtcggattcgttaaccactgcgccatgacgggaactcctctttttgcactcttttccattatagtttattacaagatactgaatatagatCCCTGTGTAATACAATAggtgctagtttttttttttaatctattttacaTCTGTTTTATCTGTTAagcctaatttatccctcccctcccctttcccctttggtaactgtatgattttctatgtctgtgagtctgtttctgttttgtgaataaatccatttgtatcatttttttagattccacatgtaagtgatagcatgtatctgtctttctccgtctgacttacctcacttagtatgataatctctaggtccatccttatAACTGCAAATGGCCCCCctggttttcttgtttctttttttttgcaaattttcttatctacaaaattattttacagaCTTGAATTTGTGTCTAGACTCTTTATTATGttccatccccccccaccccccatctctcTATTCTATTGCCAGCACCATGctcatttttacatatttctaatccattttttaattgatggGGAAAATCCCTCTCATTATTGCTCCTtaccagattttcttttcttttcttttctgttcttacaAATTCATTTTAACAGAAAATTGTAAAGTGATTTGGTCAAAACATCCATTTTTAAACATCCCAACCTCCtaaaatttcataatttcttGGACGGAGGTCTGGTGTCTTTACACTATTAAGTCTTCCCATCCCAGGAATACCCAGGAATAGGTATTTCCCTGCATTTGTTGTCCTTTTTAAGGCCCTGCAGTGGAATATTAGCGTTTTCTCCACAGGGACCTTGCCCATTTCTCCTTAAGTTTATGACTATGTGTTTGACATTTTCTATGGCTGTCTTGAATAGGATCATTTTCCATCTTATTTCCTAATTGTTGAAGGACAGGGAAGTGGCAAGGGGGAAGTTCTTCCTGGAATgacgggggtgggagtggggggcggggtggcctggcaggaggcagggggcagAAACAGAGGGTCCATGGGGCCTCTGCCCCCAGGGATGTGCCCTGATGCTCTGTGAGCTTTGCCGCTTCTGTTACCCGTTTTCTCCTCATCCGCAGCTTTTCCTTCCCTCGTGGCTTTCAGGTAAACACTTCAAGAGGGCGACTCAAGGCCCCACGTTCATCTAACCCCGACTCGGGAAATAGGCCTCTGAGGCCAAGAGTTGGTCTTTCAAGGAGGTGAGAGTATTGAGTAAACTTCAGGACAGCATCAGAACCTTCCCTCTGAAAGAGTCGGAAGGTTTTCGAAGCCCTCACTCcgctttcctcctttctcagacTCTGGCACAGAGATGGCTGCTTCCAGGAAGCGGCTTCCACTTAGTGTGAGGCCCTTGGGAGGCATTTCTTGGCCTGTTTCTCCAAAGAGAGGTGGTTTGAAAATACAGTTAGATTGAAAAGATCACCCTGCAGAGGGACTCTGGCAGACGCCTCTCCTGGGAGTGTGAACTTGactggttttttccttttcttctttccttcctgaaaTACCTCTGAGAACTAGGCCAGGCGAGAACAGGATgtgttaaaaaaggaaatacgCCTAAAAGAGCTTCCATCCGGAAAAGacgtggggagggggctctgtgGGCGTGTGGTTTAGAGAAGGTATGAAAGCCGCATTCCAGCCACTCCAGCACAGGCAACGAGGCACCGCACACTTACTGGAACGCGACTCTCAGGCCAGTCCTGTTTCTTCTGTGCTCCTCAGACCTTGAGAGGTCAGGGGGGCCAATGTCCCAGGCCTCAGAAGCTCCAGCTGAATTCCTCTCCCTTCCACTGGCTCCCCcctgctcccccaacccctggcactGGTTCAAACAAATTCGTCCCATTTCTAAGACGGTATCTCAAAGGACAAGCCCCACCCTGCTCTCCCCAGTGGACACACCAGTTTCCACAACTCAGCAGGAAACTGGGCCGGCAGGGCATGCTCCAGGCAGGACTCCCAGGCCTCTGGTGTCTAGGTCCCTGCTTTTCCCAGACCTGCActggggggcagagggcagtCCTTGTGATGTGCCCATCGTGGTGCTAGATCCTGGGGCAAGAGGCAGGCACTACCCCTGAGATGGGAGTTACAGCTGTAAAGTCTCAGTGTTTGGGTTTTGTCTGGGCTTCACATCTGGGCCCCTCTGGCTTCAGAGCCTTGGCTCTTGGCCCTCAGCATGGGCCTGAGAAGGGATTAGACAGTTTCCTCAGTCACACCTATGCAAGGTGTTTTGCAAGGAGGATGTTGGGCCTTTTTGCTAGGAAACTTGTTACTGGCTTTATAAATCTGAAAGCTGAACTGTAGCATTTATTTGTGTCCTGGATCTATGACCAGTTATATACAATGTTACTTCACACTGGAAAATATTAGGAAAGGGGATAAAGAAATCATTGAAATTAACTTTACTCTGATTCTTCCTGACCCTATCAGGCTCAAATATGGAATCTGAAGTTAAGTGGATCTTGGAGTAAGGGCATGCCCAAATATGATCCCTTTTTTATATGCCTTTCAGATGCTAAAAAGTTTATATGATTAAGTGCTGCTATTTCTTTTCCTCAAGATTTTTACCCATCATCTCAATGACTAGTTTTGGAAATAGAAATAGTGCTCTCACTTTGGTAAGCAAACcttcatatatattattattgtatttttgccttttctagggctgctcccatggcttatggaggttcccaggctaggggtctaatcggagctgtagccactggcctacgccggagccccagcaacacgggatctgagccacatctgcaacctacaccacagctcacagcaacgccggatccttaacccactgagcaaggccagggatcaaacccgcaacctcatgattcctagtcggattcgttaactactgcgtcACGAAGGGAAGtccaacttttttgtttgtttgtttggactgcaactgcaacatatggaagatcctgggctaggggttgaatcagagctgcagccgccagtttacaccacagccaaagccaacacctgatctcagccacatcttcaacctacgctgaagcttgtggccatgccagatccttaacccacagaatgaggccagagattgaacctgaatcctcatggattcaagtctggttcttatcctgctgagccacaatgggaactccaaattttcctATAGTTTTAAGGCACTCACACATGTCCCACTTTTATTAATGCTGCTTGAATTTCATTTCCTCAACTTTGAATAACCCAGTATTTCCTTCCTACGTTAAGTGTTGCTATgaagaaaattggaaacaaatgtaggagttccctttgtggctcagtgggttatgaagaaaattggaaacaaatgtaggagttccctttgtggctcagtgggttaagaacccaactaggatccatgaggatgcgggttcaatccctggccttgctcagtgggttaaggatccagtgttgctgtgagccgtggcgtaggtcacagacatggctcagatccctcattgctgtggctgtggctggcagctgtagcttcgatttgatcccttgggaacctccatatgctgaggatatggccctaaaaaatgaaaaacaaacagaaatgtaaaGGTACTTTATACACTGTAAAGTTCGAGATTAAAATGTTTCAATAGTATTAAAGGCTTTAAGAAAACAGTAGCGAAGGTATTCAAAACTATGTGTAACCAGttgagttggaaaaaaaaaaaatgcagggtgTGAACTTGGTCAAGACGTGGGCAACATTTCAAGCCCAACTCCTGACCCAGGTTACATACCTGTGCCCAAGCTTCTACTAGGGATTCTAGAGAAAGGGGTTGATATAAATAGCCAGTGAAACATGTTCTTTTCGCCTTAAAACTTTTGTCTTTAACCTTACTAAGCTCGACATCCTTCACAGCTGAGGAATTCCATGAACAGGTCTCTATCTGCAGAAGGCTCCAATGCTGGCCTCAAATTTTCTATCAAAGTGACATCCTTGAAATCACAGCCCCAGTTTACAAAAACGTCATTTCCTAGCTGTTTAGAGACACCCACTTCCTGCATATATATCCTCCaagataacaaacaaacaaacaaaatcctatTTCCAAAGGTTTTATTTCATGTATTGTTTCAAGTTAAACTCTCTTAGGCTTTGCAGCGAATGAGTGCCAGTATGCAACTCTATGTCATTTAAGAGAAACATGCCAGGTGAGTATCTAGAACACAGGTGATCGGCACAAGCTTTCTTGGCATGCTTAAGGAGCTCCTGGGCTGAGAGACAAGAAAGGAGCATCTGCAGAAGTGAGAGGTACCCACGCTccctcagacacacacactcgGGGTACTTCCTGCTTGACCACACTCTTCCATAGCAACATGTTGGTCCAACTTGGAATCCCTTTAATCTTTCACCACACTCTTcaagacacagaaaagaaaccatgaATTAACTGACTTTAAATCAAAGTTagaaaaatgaggaggaaaggTTAATTCGCAAAAAATGcaatacacaaaagaaaatacgCAACGTTTTATAAGCTGCATACATTTCAACAAAAAGTTGGGACACAGATTTGGCTAtttagattattaaaaatatttattacaagcAGATTCCCTTTCCCATATTCAAAAGAAATGACATGACTGGAAATATTCAGAGATGAAAACTGGGTGAAACCAATTCCCAAGTCTTCACTGAATAAGGAATCGGTAAAGGAAAAGACATTTTGGAACTTAAAATTAGGGAAGTTAGATTTACACAATTTAGATTGGGAGGCAGGGGGCGAAAAACAAACCTACCGAAATAAAGTCAGATGGTTTACATTTTACAGCCTTTAATTAAGCACATAAAACTGtactatttaatatatttctccaTGAACTTTTTGTGAAATTCAGATCGCAGCGTATCATTTACAAATCTCTTGTCTTTCTTCTGATCATCTACACCTTTTGCACAGTTCTTGAAAACAACGTCATCATCCcacctgaaggagaaaaaaaatagaacgaTCTTATAATGCTCGTATCAGAGATAAGAAGAACATCGTGTGAACCGCAGAGCTCACTCGTCCCACAGAAAGACACCCGATGTGCACATCACTTGATGCAGCAGCTACACCCAAGAGTAAAGAAATCTACACTAAGATCTTAGCTGGCTTTTTTCTAACAGGAGGAGTAATTCCTAGTCAGAAAACACACAACATTCTTCTTATTTCTCTAGTATAAGAAATTTTGAGTTAAAAAGCAgcagttatataaatatttaatgttttcaggTCTAAAAGAGGCAGCGCCAGATATTACCCTGACTAGTATGGCTCTAGATGATAACTGGCCAATTTACTGTCGTCTCACCTTATGTGGTTTTAAGGATTTTATAAATACTCTTTTATCAGTTAACGTTGAGTAACCACCACTCACTGTAGCATTTACAACTTAGGACAACACAAGAACTACTGGGGTGTAACAATTAAAGCTCATATTATTGACCCACATCTAAATTAACCACAAAGAAAGAGCAGCTGAAGAGCTTATGATAGGACTCCGGTTAGAATCTCCTGGTTGGATTTCATAATGCGTACgtttaaaaaaacccacccatGGACAGACTATAAAATACATgctttatagaaaataaagactatgattttaaaacataatctaGTATATGAAACACAAAcctatataagtaatatataaacTCTCACAAACACATATCAAATGAAAGCCTATATAATGTGTATGTCTGCATGTGGGTGTGTGCATGCCAGAAGAAACCACACGTGGAAAACAAGCAAAGAATGTGGGCATCTTCAAAAACTGTGTTTGAAGTCATCACTGGTGCAGTGGAGAGAAATGTGAAAAGCTGGGCAGAGCTAGGTCAAACGTGATCTGCATAGTAAGACATTTCAATCTCCCAACAGCTCTATCCGCAACCAAACAAGGCATAACAACCATATTGTGTAATATGAGTATCATCAATGTAGTTTTTTGCTCTATCCACTCTCCCCTCAGCTCACTCCCAAAAGGCTTTCCCCCCCTTCTCAACACCAAATCGCTCTTCCTTGGCGCTAACTCCCACGGCCACCCCGAAGTACTCACTTTGCTTGCCCTCATCACTAGCTGACCTAGATAATCACTCCCCTCTTCTGGAAACACTTAGTGAGACTCCAAGACACTTACCAATGTCTTTTGGTTCATTTCTTCCTCACTGGCTGCTCCTTCTCAACCTAGTTTTTTTCATTCATAAGTCACTGaatcaattatttattgagcacctggtACACACCAGGTACTGTTCCAGGTCCTGACAGCTAATCACCTGCCCAACCTTGAAACATCACCCCAGGCTCAGTCCTCTGGCCTCCTCTTAGGCTATACTCATTCCCCAAGTGAGCCCATCTAGTCCTTGTGGCTTCAGGAAACGTCTATAAGTCAACCGCTCCCAAATGCATGACCTGTAGGCCAGGCTAATTTCAGAACTGTGTATCAAGCTACCTACTCAACATTCCCACTCCGACGTGTACACCATCGCAAAGATACCATGTCTTACGCCTGTCCCTCTCCTTCGCCCCTCAGTTTACATTCTCCCCCAAATCTACCCTTTCAACAGCTCAGGTCAAACACCCTGGAGTCTAGTCTCTGATAAAATGTCACCTTCCCAGCAGCAAATCCTCCCTTGACTACGCAGTTGCCACTGTAagaaggacttcttttttttaaccatgtatGAGTCCGGAAGCCACTGGATGGCTTAGAAAAGGAGaaagttatcttttattttaaaaggaccatgatgctatgttaaaaaaaacttGGGGGTAGGGATGGAGAGGGTGGTGAGTATGCATACAGACCAGTTAGGGGGACTGCATCACTACGATGGAGACGGCAGCAGTGGAGGTGGTGAAAATTAATAGACATGGTTTAAATGTTAAGCTGACAGGGTTCCTCCATCATCTTATATCAAACAACCACCAGCTTCCACCGAGCACTTCCTGTACATTTGTTTTACTTCCCTGCACGTGAAGCTCTATACACAGCACTGACTGCCTGTATTTACCCCCCTTCAGCCTTCTACTCTACgcacgcgcgcacgcgcgcgcgcacacacacacacacacacacgtgtgcacatacAGGGAAGAGCTCACCCGCAGGCCTGAGACTGACAGCCTTGGAAGGTTGCCTGCAAGCCTGGCCCTTGGCTGGCATTTGGAAAACTGGATTTCAGGAATCTTCTCACTGTCACGGTGTCTAGACTGTCTGCACAAATAATGTGGTCTATGAACAcctgctttcttctaggagtctcAATTTTTGTATGTGCTAGGCAGAGGCTGCCTATGTGAGTAGCCACTAAAAACCGTAGGTATTGGGTCTCTAATGGGTTTTCCTGGGCAGAAACACCGCATACAGGTTGCTGCCTGTTCACTACCAGGGAAAGGGATGTGGTCTGGGCGACCCTTCGTGGGAGGGACAGTACGCGCCTTATCCCGTTACAATCTGGTTCACATGCTGAGTCCTCTGACTTCTTCCAGAGAGTCTTTGAATGTAAACAGTGGTCCTGGGGACCCCTGACACACACAACTACAATGGAAGCACTGCAGGGTCAAGGGCCCAGTGCACTGCTCTGTCTCTAGTACTTAGAACAATCGCTGGTACACAGCTGGTTATTGTAACcatatatggaaaataaattaattttcttttattctccttcCATTATTCCACAATGTGATGGAGAAAATTATCAGCGGAGAGTGGAAATGACAAGCTTTACATAATATAGTTTTCTATAAAATtcataatttgtgtgtgtgtatatatatatccaaccCAGTACTATCTAGTACCTTCTTTTAACTTTGAAGTTGGACTGAGGCTGGGATGGGCCAGTGAGGTTAAGGAGAGGGTTTCCACTCAGAATGTTTTCCATACGAATCCTTTCTTCTTCAGCCTTCTGTTCTTGTTCCTGTCAACAACAGGGGAAAATtcgtatttatttatattaactcTCGGGTCAATCCTATTATACAGCTCACATTGTAGGATTTTATGAGGGAGATAAGATAAACATCAAGGTAgcattactttttgtttttaagacataCCAGAAAAGTCCCacttaccaaaataaaataattcagcatTTTCATTACAAATATTTCATGCTTGCCGTCGTATATTCATTAGTCTCTCTCtgactttgaaatttttaagtTGCATATTTAAACCTACTGTCTTTCTTGAAGTACATAGAAAACTACAAAATTGTTTATTCTAAGAGAATACATCAATAAACATTCTAATAATTTAAGAACatagaagacattaaaaaactcATTTAGTAAAGCAATTATCTTAATTTTAAGGAAAGGTTATACAtaactgtgattaaaaataattctattttgaatTACTGACAATGTAAACCTGTATCTCTAGGGCTGGCAACAAGTTATTATTAACCAAGATTTATCTCCTAAAGTAAAACAAACCATtatgtaaaaaattatattcagttAACATGCATTTATACTAATTTTTCTgaggtttatccattttattcttGATTTATTATTGCTGACTATTTTTATATCTCTCAAGCATCATCAGTTACATGGTTGtctttcttcacttttattttagcATTAACCTCTTTAAACTCAAATtatcctcagtttctttcttagaattagaaaataaaatggttaaagaTACTTCATTTTAATGATCAAGTGTGAACaacagatttcatttttataaggcTCAACTACTGGGAAGTGAGAAGATGcaattttcagagaaataaataggaaaatccCTTTTGGTCGTTTTCAGATCTTAATCAGACAAAAGCAAGGGGCATCTATGATAGATTAAGAACAGATAACTTTCCAAAAACTATATACTTAATTATATTGATGCTAAAAGTAAAAGACATACCTCCGAGAAGCTAGAAATATCAGTGCTCAAGCATACAACATATCCAAATTCATAATATAATAACATATGTGAGGGAATAAGGTCCTGCCGATTTTACATTATTTCCTTTAGAGTTACTGGTTGATTGCCACACACagcagtggggggaaaaaaggtgcCAACTCTTTCCATATTCAAGTACCAGGTACACTGTTTCCTGACCACAGCCATAAAGGATGGACAGTCTGCCATTTGGTCAAACGCGAACCATCTTGTTTTGttaatgaaattttattggaacacagtcacattcatttatttaggtaCTGCCTACGATTGCTCATACCATAATTAGCAGATGGAAGCTACATGACCTGCAACAAGCCTGAAATACTTActatctggccttttacagaaagtTTCCCAGCCCCTGACACAGGATGACAAGTTTGAGAACATTTTGAAACACCTCAAAAACCAGCCACTAGAAAGCCAGACGGGGAAACAgagacaagaaaattaaaactgtcaTTCAATTCCAAAAAACACCAACTCATCTTTGTACAAAGAAATCAGATGAACCTTGCAAAATTGCCAAGATCCCCTGTCTGAAATGTTTACACTCCTTAAAGGTCAACCAAACACATTTAAATGACTCTTTGTATATCCACAGCTGTGAAGAAGGCCAGCAGGATTTGGAATAGAGCAACTGCCCTCTTGTGGTGTGCAAGTGATATTAGGAATGGCCTTACAATTCTACAGGAGTTATGCTATCCAAATTTTGATgagaactgtatttttaaatatatttttaaaatttacattttattttttgtaattttttaaatagaaccaTTCTTGGTTCAAACGAAATCTTCTACAAAAGTCCGTAAAAAAAGCTGCTCTGTTCCAGTTGAAAGTGGAAGCAGATATATCTACTTGAGTGCCTCACAATTCTGTTAAATTCAGTGTGTTCCAAACAAACTCATCATATTTCTCTCCTCGGAAACATGCCCATACTTCTGCATTCCTGAATTAGGGTATGGCACCAACACTGACCCAGAAACTGCCACCTCTAATCAGTTACCTTCTCTGGCCAATTCTTCCTCCTTGACAGCTCTATCAGCATCTGTTTACTTCTCTCAAATCCAACTCGTGTCATGCAAGATTCTCCTAACTGCACCTGAGGATTATTGGAACGGCTTCCTAATCAGTTCTTTCTTCCACTCTCCCCACTGGCAAagtaatctttctaaaatgcaaccCAACCTTACTGTCTCCTGCTGAAATGGACTAGTTCTGCAAATCATTCCGAAGAGAGCTCAAACTCCTTTAGCGCTGCCCTACAAACCTCTGGTGCTCTGACTTGCTCTTGCCATCCAAGTTTTCTCTCTTATTGTTACTGTGATGGTTTATTCATCCAAAGTTTAAAGGTACATACCAcagatctcatttaatccttctaaCTGTCTTTGAGTCAGACATTCTTTCCTTCCATTATGTAAACGCAGAGGCTGTGGGGACTCAGAAAAGCTGGGTTAAATAAAATCCACTGATAGGCGGCCTCAGCAAGGTGCCTGGAAAGAGGCCTGGGGCAGACGAGAAGCAGAGAGATAAAGATGGCCTCTTTATACCTGTGGGCTCTCTGTAGGCCACGACTGCATCTTCACGATCTTTGATTCTTCTGACACTTAACAGACACTGACCAAATGTCTGTTGAACAAATAAGTGAACGAAGAGCAATGTGATGAGTTTTATTATTAACGGGTCTAAACTATTTAGAATTTCCAATATAAGCAGGAGACTGAGGATGTCACAGAAATTACCAGATTTACAGACCTCCAGGTGCTATAATATCTAGACATAGCAAGGATGAGTTCCAGTATAAGGTGATACcacttacatttaaaaacattctacTTTAGCTAATGTGAGAAGATAGAAATATTTAACACGTTGGTTTTACCTTCCTGGCCTGCTCTTCAGCTCgctctttcttgattttttccaGCTCTGCAAGAAGAGCTGcggtatcatcatcatcactctCCTCTTCAAAATCTTCATCTTCATCCTCCTCCTAAAAAAGAATGGTGATGGCCCAGGAGATTAGAGACAAAAGAGacgttattcttttttttccataaaaatgacACTGATCAAATCTTTGGAGCAGAATTTTCCtagttggaaaaataaatgtatgtaaatatgaTTAGAAGCAGTaaccaaccaaaaaataaaataaaacaccacaAAAAGCTTATGATTGCTTACTAAAACGTCAATACTCTATTTTAGACATTATAACAGTAAATAGTATAATGAAGTACTCTTCAAATTTACATGGtcaaacaaatatttacatatgaaaactttttttttcttttctttttttgcttttttagggctgcacccatggcacatggaacttactaggctaggggttgaatcagagagccatgtcttcaacctacactccagctcatggcaactccggatccccaacccaccgagcaaggccagcgatctaaccagcatcttcatggatgctggtcagattcatttctgctatgccacaatgggaactccctgaaaatatttctaaaacctGAAAAGGAACACTGTATACTGAGGTACACCATATATTGTGATCCTGGGAATCAAAATTTTATATAGCTCAGAATAACTAGGAAGTAAGGATAATCAAAAGTACCAAAAGAGGGTACTAAattctcagagaaaaaaatttcagacgAACAATCATTAAATCTCACTTAAAACtgagttctttatatttaattactgaattaatttttaattcagtCTGTCTGCTCTAGAATTACTTATATATGCTTAATTAGATGCTACCCTAGAAAAGGCACTCAGATTTTTCCTCTGCATGTAGAAAACTGCAAATTAATTATATGCCCTGAGGACCCACtaaattttaatgttaaagtACCAAAACTTAGAAACCTTCCAGTTAGATCACATCCCTCCCTAGGCAGAGAGCGAGCCATTGAGTGCATGAACATCCGGAAAGGGCATCACTGGTGGCAAGTGTGGAAAGGCCCCCACGTTCACTGTAGGGGATGTTACTGATGAAGAGCCCAGTCTGAGGAGTGCCCTCTGGAGGGGTATAACTAGTCCAATTTCCCCAGTTTAATACAGGGAGCTATTTTTTAGGGAAGCGTATCTTTTAATAGATCTCCTCCTTCACTGGTTCTCCAGGGATCGAATTTAAAGTCTGATTAACCGTAAGAGaaggctttttgttttaaaataaatgctaaaatttaGCACTGAAGTCAGGGCTGTAATTGAGAAACAGGaagtcaaaataaatacaaatcacTTCTTAAAGCCAGAAGACTAAATacaacagtatttaaaaaaaaaaaaaaaagataagtaaatcACTACACAGAGATGAGAGGAGGGAGTAAAACGTACATCTGTTAGAGGGTCATCTGCGTCGAGGTTGGCGGCAGGAATCTGGTCTAACCGAGGCTTCTTTGACACCGAGGAGGAGGTTGTATGTTCTACGGGAAAACAAACATCATTTAGCTTACTGAATCAAATCCTgcatttcttataatattttagGGGCCTGTGGGCACAAAGAGCTTAAGTCTTAGGCATGAAAGTAAGGATTATaaccacagtgcctggcaaataaGCCCTTGgcaaatatgtgttgaataaattaatagaaGTATTGATTTTAATATGGGAACTGTAGCCTTGCTCAGGAAATTGAgaaaatagtttgcatttgctagaaataaaaatgggagaatttttcttttcttttcctttttt
This region includes:
- the CWC15 gene encoding spliceosome-associated protein CWC15 homolog isoform X2; the protein is MTTAARPTFEPARGGRGKGEGDLSQLSKQYSSRDLPSHTKIKYRQTTQDAPEEVRNRDFRRELEERERAAAREKNRDRPTREHTTSSSVSKKPRLDQIPAANLDADDPLTDEEDEDEDFEEESDDDDTAALLAELEKIKKERAEEQARKEQEQKAEEERIRMENILSGNPLLNLTGPSQPQSNFKVKRRQSRHRDSEKIPEIQFSKCQPRARLAGNLPRLSVSGLRVG
- the CWC15 gene encoding spliceosome-associated protein CWC15 homolog isoform X1 — its product is MTTAARPTFEPARGGRGKGEGDLSQLSKQYSSRDLPSHTKIKYRQTTQDAPEEVRNRDFRRELEERERAAAREKNRDRPTREHTTSSSVSKKPRLDQIPAANLDADDPLTDEEDEDEDFEEESDDDDTAALLAELEKIKKERAEEQARKEQEQKAEEERIRMENILSGNPLLNLTGPSQPQSNFKVKRRWDDDVVFKNCAKGVDDQKKDKRFVNDTLRSEFHKKFMEKYIK